Proteins from a genomic interval of Flammeovirgaceae bacterium SG7u.111:
- a CDS encoding glycoside hydrolase family 172 protein, which translates to MKNNYFIILSALFLCTFLFSCKEEKGKVSIESLLAEMVDRDAITRFPATDFRLKQASSYNRASVTPEDTVGWFINHDFNSNEKDHNFIRIEEENGQKEWVLMDHEGPGAIVRTWMPFLKPDKPNADIEIKIYLDGAEEPTLQGNMLGLLNGDGLIPYPFAHKSLRSAVSFFPIPYAKRCKITTTGRPFFYQFTYREYVEGTSVETFTLNGFNAAAQLTEKVGKKLLNPENVLMGEEVTMKAKLGASEEKSIQLPQGVAAVRRLSLKLANYDSASVTRSVVLKMSFDGKQTVWCPIGDFFGTGIGLNPYQGWHNTVLENGIMNSRWVMPYQKMGSIAVENLGEKEVEVELRAVVGDYNWTEQSLYFNAAWRGQYPVSTRPFSDWNYVTLQGRGVYVGDALTVMNPVEKWWGEGDEKIWVDGEDFPSIFGTGTEDYYGYSWGGRSTDFYEHSFHAQPRCNVYNKLNRKTSKERSTLGYSTETRTRALDGMPFGSSFQLDMEIWSWTDCEMGYGVGMMWYGDASTTTNRLPDANEALNVPQLAEKE; encoded by the coding sequence ATGAAAAACAATTATTTTATCATACTTAGTGCTTTGTTTTTATGTACTTTCTTATTTTCCTGTAAGGAGGAAAAAGGAAAGGTATCCATAGAGTCGTTATTGGCTGAAATGGTAGACAGAGATGCAATCACCCGTTTTCCAGCTACCGATTTTAGGCTGAAGCAGGCAAGTAGTTATAACCGCGCTTCGGTCACCCCAGAAGATACCGTTGGTTGGTTTATCAATCACGATTTCAACTCCAATGAGAAAGACCATAATTTTATTCGAATAGAAGAGGAAAATGGGCAAAAAGAATGGGTCTTGATGGATCATGAAGGGCCGGGAGCAATTGTACGGACGTGGATGCCATTTTTAAAACCAGACAAGCCTAATGCGGATATAGAGATCAAAATCTATCTCGATGGTGCTGAAGAGCCCACGCTACAAGGTAACATGCTAGGATTATTGAATGGCGATGGATTGATACCTTATCCTTTTGCCCATAAATCTTTGCGCTCCGCAGTTTCTTTTTTCCCCATTCCCTATGCGAAGCGCTGCAAGATCACTACTACAGGTCGCCCTTTCTTTTATCAGTTTACCTATCGTGAATATGTAGAGGGGACATCGGTTGAAACCTTTACGCTTAACGGTTTTAATGCAGCAGCTCAACTGACAGAAAAGGTGGGCAAAAAATTGTTAAACCCCGAAAACGTGTTAATGGGTGAAGAAGTGACGATGAAAGCGAAGTTAGGGGCATCCGAAGAAAAATCTATCCAGCTTCCTCAGGGTGTAGCGGCTGTAAGGAGGCTTTCGCTAAAGTTGGCGAATTATGATTCGGCTTCGGTTACCCGGTCGGTTGTGCTGAAAATGAGTTTCGATGGAAAACAAACAGTTTGGTGTCCCATTGGCGACTTTTTTGGGACAGGGATTGGGCTAAACCCCTATCAGGGCTGGCACAATACAGTATTGGAAAATGGTATAATGAACAGTAGGTGGGTGATGCCTTACCAAAAAATGGGAAGCATTGCTGTTGAAAATCTAGGTGAAAAAGAGGTCGAGGTTGAGCTTAGGGCAGTAGTGGGAGATTATAACTGGACCGAACAAAGCTTGTATTTTAATGCGGCGTGGCGAGGGCAGTACCCTGTATCTACTCGTCCGTTTTCCGACTGGAATTATGTAACTCTACAAGGTCGTGGGGTATATGTGGGCGATGCCCTTACGGTCATGAACCCGGTAGAAAAATGGTGGGGCGAAGGTGATGAGAAAATCTGGGTAGATGGAGAAGATTTTCCATCCATTTTTGGCACAGGTACAGAAGATTATTACGGATATTCTTGGGGAGGAAGAAGCACCGATTTTTACGAACATTCCTTTCACGCCCAGCCACGGTGCAATGTTTATAATAAGTTGAATAGAAAAACTTCCAAAGAACGGAGCACTTTAGGCTACAGTACCGAGACAAGGACAAGGGCACTGGATGGAATGCCTTTTGGCAGCTCGTTCCAATTGGATATGGAGATCTGGAGCTGGACAGACTGTGAGATGGGCTATGGGGTAGGAATGATGTGGTACGGTGATGCAAGCACTACTACCAATAGGTTGCCTGATGCAAATGAAGCATTGAATGTTCCACAGTTAGCTGAAAAGGAATAA
- a CDS encoding right-handed parallel beta-helix repeat-containing protein: MKMNCKSIPAKIKFIRQGFSLLMAIALLLFGITSQAQAQKVEVVADGFTLIHSLSELREYASKDNVKVRLEKGAYQIDEATSIRFIQITGDNSHYDLSGVRFMVDTKLFSRTDLAKSEDGNSMYCAIEISGNKVVLEGLYMETYGDKPGRQSKNKMFNLVGSDITLKDVEIRTAGSSPWGYGSLYGLGGGDVRKMNGIRVGYPAKGVKLVGCKVHMRAMGHAIFIQGAENTLIEDCHVDGLLRTTDQILAETSGYCFDKGFYAHKGGYVEGTILPADGKIVPGEIISLSEDGIRMYPEYQGHPTKNTTVKNCTVFQMRRGICTGLSTSGDKVVNCQVRSCVATGFNVGNADTLINCSSDAKYAEAFCIPYVNAKNAYVEMEILDSRGGIANSMLAKINGTGHEVIITTSNPDFIPKEMAIKLSTKEGYGSFRKNVKIHATDIRLDNQTDAKVLLLPGIENPKVESKGEVVKK, from the coding sequence ATGAAAATGAATTGTAAATCAATACCTGCAAAAATCAAATTTATTAGGCAAGGCTTCAGCCTTCTGATGGCAATAGCGTTGCTGCTTTTTGGAATTACTTCCCAAGCTCAGGCGCAAAAAGTTGAAGTGGTCGCTGATGGCTTCACGTTGATACATAGCCTTTCCGAATTGCGAGAGTATGCCAGCAAAGACAATGTGAAAGTCAGGCTGGAAAAAGGGGCGTACCAAATTGACGAGGCAACGAGCATACGCTTTATTCAGATAACAGGTGATAACTCGCATTATGACCTTAGTGGTGTGCGATTTATGGTAGATACAAAATTGTTTAGCCGAACAGACTTAGCAAAAAGTGAGGATGGAAACTCGATGTATTGTGCCATTGAAATCTCTGGGAATAAGGTAGTGCTGGAAGGTTTGTACATGGAAACCTATGGAGATAAGCCAGGCAGGCAAAGCAAAAACAAGATGTTCAACCTAGTGGGTTCAGATATTACGCTGAAGGATGTGGAGATCAGAACCGCTGGCTCAAGTCCTTGGGGTTATGGCAGCCTATATGGTTTGGGAGGTGGCGATGTGCGGAAAATGAACGGGATTCGTGTGGGCTATCCGGCAAAGGGTGTGAAGTTGGTTGGTTGCAAAGTACATATGCGTGCGATGGGACATGCCATTTTCATTCAAGGTGCAGAGAATACCCTCATTGAAGATTGCCATGTGGATGGACTGCTTCGCACTACCGATCAAATTTTGGCTGAAACATCTGGCTATTGTTTTGATAAGGGTTTTTATGCCCACAAGGGTGGGTATGTTGAAGGGACTATCCTTCCTGCTGATGGTAAAATCGTTCCTGGAGAGATCATTTCCCTAAGCGAAGACGGTATTCGGATGTATCCAGAATATCAGGGGCATCCGACCAAAAATACCACTGTTAAAAACTGTACTGTTTTTCAGATGCGCCGAGGTATTTGCACCGGGCTAAGCACATCGGGCGACAAGGTGGTCAATTGTCAGGTTCGAAGCTGTGTGGCAACTGGGTTTAATGTGGGCAATGCCGATACTTTGATCAATTGCAGCTCCGATGCAAAGTATGCCGAGGCGTTTTGTATTCCCTACGTCAATGCTAAAAATGCCTATGTGGAAATGGAGATTTTGGATAGCAGGGGAGGTATAGCAAATAGTATGTTGGCAAAAATAAATGGTACTGGTCATGAGGTGATTATCACCACTTCCAACCCCGATTTCATTCCCAAAGAAATGGCAATAAAGCTTTCAACCAAAGAGGGCTATGGAAGCTTCCGGAAGAATGTAAAAATACATGCAACCGATATCCGGCTAGATAACCAAACCGATGCGAAAGTTTTGCTGTTGCCCGGAATAGAAAATCCTAAAGTGGAAAGCAAGGGAGAGGTAGTGAAGAAATGA
- a CDS encoding arylsulfatase: MSLSFLRNILCVFYVSIGLCWSCVPKPKNVNEAPNVILILADDMGYGEIEALDPERSKIPTPKLNQLASEGMVFTDAHTSSSVCTPSRYAMLTGRYNWRTRLQNGVVQGGEEPLIAPDRMTLGHLFQKQGYSTALVGKWHLEYHYEVPEELKDVKPKKKKGKYLAEVPIGTMIPDGPVTRGFDSFFGFHHSRAMSSIVRNNEIVQEMDVVDVLPTLTKEVVQLIDQKAAEAKAGKPFFIYFAQNSPHTPIVPAKEWVGKTNLGKYGDFVAQTDGSVGAVLEALERNGLSENTIVIFSADNGTSKAANIEKLQSMGHYPSAWLRGSKADLWDGGHRVPFIVRWPKQIKANSTSNHLVCLSDLMATFAAYFSFDIPENNAEDSKSFLSALYGKPVDNPRKEIVHHSINGRFSIRQGNWKLLLAPGSGGWSSPKDVEAMEEGFPEIQLYNLNEDIGEVDNLVEQYPQKVDSLVGLLENVVGKGRSTSGAAQANDAEIDIWKKHMNSREK; the protein is encoded by the coding sequence ATGTCATTGAGCTTTTTGAGAAACATTTTGTGTGTATTTTATGTCAGTATTGGGCTTTGTTGGTCGTGTGTTCCAAAACCAAAAAATGTAAATGAAGCACCCAATGTAATCCTGATTTTGGCAGATGATATGGGGTATGGTGAAATTGAAGCACTTGATCCGGAACGGAGCAAAATACCAACCCCAAAACTCAACCAATTGGCTTCTGAGGGCATGGTTTTTACCGATGCACATACCAGCTCATCGGTTTGTACGCCATCTAGGTATGCCATGTTGACCGGTAGGTACAATTGGCGCACCCGATTGCAAAATGGGGTTGTTCAGGGAGGAGAAGAACCGTTGATAGCTCCTGATAGAATGACTTTGGGGCATTTGTTTCAAAAGCAAGGGTATAGCACGGCGCTGGTAGGTAAGTGGCATTTGGAGTATCACTATGAAGTGCCCGAAGAACTAAAAGATGTGAAACCGAAGAAAAAGAAAGGTAAGTACTTGGCAGAAGTACCTATTGGGACGATGATTCCCGATGGCCCGGTTACTCGGGGATTTGATTCTTTTTTCGGCTTCCACCATTCAAGAGCAATGAGCAGCATTGTTCGAAACAATGAAATAGTTCAAGAGATGGATGTGGTTGATGTGTTGCCAACACTGACCAAGGAAGTTGTTCAGCTGATCGACCAGAAAGCGGCTGAAGCTAAAGCTGGCAAGCCTTTCTTTATCTACTTTGCCCAAAATTCGCCCCATACCCCCATAGTGCCCGCTAAAGAGTGGGTTGGTAAAACAAACTTGGGCAAGTACGGAGACTTTGTTGCCCAAACCGACGGTTCTGTTGGGGCTGTCCTTGAAGCGCTAGAGCGCAATGGATTAAGTGAGAATACTATTGTTATTTTTAGTGCCGACAATGGAACATCCAAGGCGGCAAATATTGAGAAGCTGCAATCGATGGGACATTATCCAAGTGCTTGGTTGCGAGGATCGAAAGCTGACCTGTGGGATGGTGGGCATAGAGTACCTTTTATTGTTCGCTGGCCCAAGCAGATTAAAGCTAATTCAACCTCAAACCATTTGGTTTGCCTTTCGGATTTGATGGCAACTTTTGCTGCGTATTTTTCTTTTGATATTCCCGAAAACAATGCAGAGGACAGCAAGAGCTTTTTGAGTGCCCTTTACGGAAAACCAGTAGATAACCCACGCAAAGAAATAGTCCACCATTCTATAAATGGGCGTTTTTCAATCCGCCAGGGCAATTGGAAGTTATTGCTGGCGCCAGGGTCGGGAGGCTGGTCTTCACCTAAAGATGTTGAAGCAATGGAAGAAGGGTTTCCAGAAATACAATTGTATAACTTAAATGAAGATATAGGGGAGGTGGACAACCTTGTTGAGCAATATCCCCAAAAAGTTGACTCGCTGGTAGGGTTATTAGAAAATGTGGTAGGTAAAGGAAGAAGTACTTCTGGAGCTGCCCAAGCAAATGATGCGGAAATTGATATTTGGAAGAAGCATATGAATAGTAGAGAAAAATAA
- a CDS encoding sulfatase, which produces MKYKKMMKTYFYCCLISFALISCAQKNEIPVKDSRPNILFIMSDDHAYQAISAYDNKLIQTPNIDRLADEGMLFTNACVSNSICAPSRATILTGKHTHINGKIDNLMPFDTTQVTFPQIFQQNGYQTAMFGKLHFGNNPKGVDEFMILPDQGFYLNPDFNTPRGDTTIMGYVTDIITDLTLDWLKKRDDEKPFMMMYLHKAPHRPWWPQPDKFKEFTKKEFPLPETLFDDYKNRGEAANTAEMNLLTHMMYSHDSKIRPETLERMGDKVKPVVEEFDNGFYGPYGRANAAQKAEYDVVLDSINKAFEENWPQMTEEEKMQWKYQRYMQDYLACISSVDDNVGRVLEYLDESGLAENTIVVYTSDQGFYLGEHGWFDKRFIYDESFKTPLLIRWPEKVKAGSVENEMVQNLDFAQTLLGAADIQAPDDMQGESLIPLLVGEKEKWNRDAVYYHYYEYPSVHMVKRHYGIVTKEFKLAHFYYDVDEWELYDRLNDPMEMNNVYSNPKYAEVVDSLKVKLTALREQYKDSPELDQQYIDIYKNMQVEKGNDFW; this is translated from the coding sequence ATGAAATATAAGAAAATGATGAAAACATACTTTTATTGTTGCTTGATCAGTTTTGCACTGATTTCTTGCGCTCAGAAGAATGAAATTCCAGTGAAGGATAGTAGGCCTAACATCCTATTCATTATGTCGGATGACCATGCTTATCAGGCTATCAGTGCATATGATAACAAGCTGATCCAAACACCAAATATAGATCGGTTGGCGGATGAAGGCATGCTATTTACCAATGCCTGTGTGAGCAACTCCATCTGTGCCCCATCTAGGGCAACAATCCTCACGGGAAAGCATACCCACATCAATGGGAAAATTGACAACTTGATGCCGTTTGATACCACGCAGGTTACTTTCCCACAGATTTTCCAGCAAAATGGCTATCAGACAGCCATGTTTGGAAAGTTGCATTTCGGAAATAACCCAAAGGGTGTAGATGAATTTATGATTTTGCCAGATCAAGGTTTTTATCTAAACCCCGATTTCAATACCCCCAGAGGAGATACCACAATAATGGGGTATGTAACTGACATCATTACAGATTTGACGCTTGATTGGCTTAAAAAAAGGGACGACGAAAAGCCGTTTATGATGATGTACCTGCACAAAGCTCCGCACCGCCCTTGGTGGCCTCAACCTGACAAATTCAAGGAGTTTACCAAAAAGGAATTTCCATTACCAGAAACGCTTTTTGACGATTACAAAAACCGTGGAGAGGCTGCCAATACAGCAGAGATGAACCTACTTACCCATATGATGTACAGCCACGATAGCAAAATTCGTCCAGAAACATTAGAGCGAATGGGCGACAAAGTAAAACCTGTGGTCGAAGAGTTTGATAATGGATTTTATGGACCATATGGGAGAGCAAATGCTGCCCAAAAAGCGGAGTATGACGTAGTGTTGGATTCGATCAATAAAGCTTTTGAAGAAAACTGGCCACAGATGACCGAGGAGGAGAAAATGCAGTGGAAATACCAACGCTATATGCAAGACTATTTGGCGTGTATCTCTTCAGTAGATGATAATGTGGGACGAGTGCTGGAATACCTAGATGAAAGTGGTTTGGCTGAAAATACGATTGTGGTATATACATCTGACCAAGGTTTTTATTTGGGCGAACATGGTTGGTTCGATAAGCGATTTATTTACGACGAATCATTTAAGACACCACTTCTTATCCGTTGGCCAGAAAAAGTGAAGGCTGGCTCAGTAGAAAATGAGATGGTTCAAAACCTTGATTTTGCACAAACTTTACTGGGAGCGGCGGATATCCAAGCACCAGACGATATGCAAGGCGAAAGTCTCATACCACTTTTGGTTGGGGAAAAAGAGAAATGGAACCGAGATGCAGTTTACTACCACTATTACGAATATCCCAGCGTACACATGGTAAAAAGGCATTATGGCATTGTTACCAAGGAATTTAAGCTGGCGCATTTTTATTACGATGTGGACGAGTGGGAGCTGTATGATCGCTTAAACGACCCAATGGAAATGAACAACGTTTACTCCAATCCTAAGTATGCCGAGGTAGTAGATAGCCTTAAGGTAAAGCTCACAGCACTAAGGGAACAGTACAAAGATTCGCCAGAATTGGATCAGCAGTACATAGATATCTACAAAAATATGCAGGTAGAGAAGGGCAATGATTTCTGGTAG
- a CDS encoding alpha-L-fucosidase, which translates to MKRRKFIQLTGMGVGTAMTPSIFYSCSKPNVPSYLGNYAKLYTESPLDAATKWFVDAKYGLFLHYGVYSLLGRGEWVQYREKIHVKEYEKLKDKFTAEKFDAETIADLAVESEMKYINITTRHHDSFCLFNTKTTDFNSVQSPAKRDLVEELANACDKRGLGLCLYYSHGRDWRHPHAANNDNWGGLARPLYETEEPYYKYGDEHDLNLYIEYMHDQLTELLTNYGSIASIWFDGHGVPVNGPTEKFRIEETYQLIRKLQPQCLISAKWGYLGTEDYLSPEYHWLANNQEKTKEMLDSGKPVEICTHIAGWGYTKKNDGKHRGADSIIENLRYAKKYRGNLLLNTGPLPDGSIDKQDVASMKAVGKIIRNEGWPS; encoded by the coding sequence ATGAAACGAAGAAAGTTTATTCAGTTAACAGGAATGGGAGTTGGCACAGCTATGACGCCATCTATATTTTACTCATGTAGTAAACCAAACGTGCCATCCTATTTGGGGAACTATGCAAAGTTATATACGGAAAGCCCATTGGATGCGGCAACCAAATGGTTTGTTGATGCAAAATACGGTCTGTTCTTGCATTACGGAGTATATAGCCTGTTAGGCAGGGGCGAATGGGTACAATATCGTGAAAAGATCCATGTGAAAGAATATGAAAAACTAAAAGACAAATTTACGGCAGAGAAGTTTGATGCTGAAACTATTGCAGATTTAGCAGTAGAGTCAGAGATGAAGTATATCAACATAACTACTCGTCATCATGACAGTTTTTGTTTATTCAATACGAAAACTACCGATTTCAACAGTGTACAGTCACCTGCAAAGCGTGACTTAGTGGAGGAATTGGCCAATGCTTGTGATAAAAGAGGTTTGGGCTTGTGCCTGTATTATTCACACGGAAGAGACTGGAGACATCCACATGCGGCAAACAATGATAATTGGGGAGGGTTGGCGCGTCCATTATACGAGACGGAAGAGCCATATTATAAGTATGGTGATGAACATGACCTGAATCTTTATATTGAATACATGCATGATCAGCTGACCGAGCTCCTTACAAATTATGGTTCTATTGCAAGCATTTGGTTCGATGGGCATGGCGTACCCGTAAATGGTCCAACCGAAAAATTTAGAATTGAAGAAACCTATCAATTGATAAGAAAGCTCCAGCCCCAATGTTTGATTTCTGCTAAATGGGGATACCTAGGAACGGAAGATTACCTTTCTCCAGAATATCATTGGTTGGCTAATAACCAAGAGAAAACAAAAGAGATGCTCGATTCAGGTAAGCCTGTCGAAATATGTACCCACATAGCAGGATGGGGATATACCAAAAAGAATGACGGAAAACATCGGGGGGCTGATTCCATTATCGAGAATTTGCGATATGCAAAAAAATACAGAGGAAACCTGTTGTTGAACACGGGACCTTTGCCCGATGGATCTATAGACAAACAGGATGTGGCATCGATGAAGGCTGTTGGGAAAATTATTCGAAATGAAGGCTGGCCTTCATGA